The following are from one region of the Bradyrhizobium septentrionale genome:
- a CDS encoding metallophosphoesterase family protein — protein MHDAIPSLLPRNSGHQFVLYADSCSGVAGALHERTFAAVNDVVRRLHPQPEFILFPGDEIIGLTADAGALRAQWQHWLDTEMGWLDRREVPMWHTTGNHTTYDAMSEAVFREVLKLPHNGPPGQEGLSYWVRRDDLLMVFVHTLWSGLGGEGHVETDWLESVLAQHGDARHKLVLGHHPVFPINGYSGAYQREIGHEYSARFWDILVRADVTAYLCSHILAFDVQVHRGVLQLCTAGAGTAHRMPEGIEYLHCVQAALDRDGLRYQVLDTEGVVRERLAWPLPSFDQASWSPLPRGMSPAPSSGTPAPATIIALSLSGRTAAAAAAPQTLLCTPAPGMIAPLWLGLRGPKQTLTLILGREQGRSPHYWIGPELGADADFALDVAFYLDMGPGGVLWRRSGDTRWTSCTAISATGLERFSWPAVWSVGCGEGGPDDRRYAGPRLDVAAAVIALS, from the coding sequence ATGCATGATGCAATTCCGTCTCTGTTGCCGAGAAATTCGGGCCACCAGTTCGTGCTCTATGCCGATTCCTGCTCGGGGGTAGCAGGCGCGCTGCATGAGCGCACCTTCGCCGCGGTGAATGATGTGGTTCGCCGGCTGCATCCGCAGCCCGAGTTCATTCTCTTTCCCGGCGACGAGATCATCGGCCTCACGGCGGACGCCGGTGCGCTGCGCGCACAATGGCAGCATTGGCTCGACACCGAGATGGGATGGCTCGACCGGCGTGAGGTGCCGATGTGGCACACCACCGGCAACCACACTACCTATGACGCAATGAGCGAGGCGGTGTTTCGCGAGGTGCTGAAGCTGCCGCACAACGGCCCGCCCGGTCAGGAAGGCCTGTCCTACTGGGTTCGCCGCGACGATCTTCTGATGGTGTTCGTCCATACGCTGTGGAGCGGGCTCGGTGGCGAGGGGCATGTCGAGACCGACTGGCTCGAATCCGTCCTCGCCCAGCACGGGGATGCCAGGCACAAACTGGTGCTGGGCCATCATCCGGTATTCCCCATCAATGGTTACAGCGGCGCCTATCAGCGCGAGATCGGCCACGAATACAGTGCGCGCTTCTGGGATATCCTCGTGCGCGCCGATGTGACCGCCTATCTGTGCAGCCACATCCTCGCCTTCGACGTTCAGGTCCATCGCGGCGTGCTGCAGCTCTGCACCGCCGGCGCGGGCACCGCGCACCGGATGCCCGAGGGCATCGAGTATCTGCATTGCGTGCAGGCCGCGCTCGATCGGGACGGCCTTCGCTATCAGGTGCTCGACACCGAAGGCGTCGTGCGCGAGCGGCTCGCATGGCCGCTGCCGTCGTTCGATCAGGCGTCGTGGTCGCCACTGCCGCGCGGGATGAGCCCTGCGCCATCATCCGGAACGCCGGCGCCCGCCACGATTATCGCCCTGAGCTTATCGGGCCGCACCGCCGCGGCCGCCGCCGCGCCACAAACGCTGCTCTGCACGCCCGCACCCGGGATGATCGCGCCGCTCTGGCTCGGATTGCGCGGGCCGAAACAGACGCTGACCTTGATCCTGGGACGCGAGCAGGGGCGCAGTCCTCATTACTGGATCGGTCCCGAGCTCGGCGCCGACGCCGATTTCGCGCTCGATGTTGCCTTCTACCTCGATATGGGACCGGGCGGCGTGCTGTGGCGACGCAGCGGCGACACGCGCTGGACGTCGTGCACGGCGATATCGGCGACAGGGCTCGAGCGTTTTTCCTGGCCCGCAGTCTGGAGCGTCGGCTGCGGCGAGGGCGGGCCGGACGACCGGCGATACGCCGGGCCGCGGCTCGATGTTGCTGCGGCTGTCATCGCATTGTCTTGA
- a CDS encoding response regulator transcription factor, which produces MSSEPAPDIVIALEIDDPAVADRLATLLGSVAGLRLAAPGEQATAAIVARNREAAGAGDFELTPRELDVLALLAEGASNKMIAQRLGISVHTAKFHVGSLLDKLDATGRTDAVAHAARRGVINL; this is translated from the coding sequence GTGAGCAGTGAGCCGGCCCCCGACATCGTCATCGCGCTCGAGATCGACGATCCCGCGGTGGCCGACCGGCTGGCGACGCTGCTCGGCAGCGTTGCCGGCCTGCGGTTGGCCGCGCCGGGCGAGCAGGCAACGGCTGCGATCGTCGCCCGCAACCGCGAGGCCGCAGGTGCCGGCGACTTCGAGCTGACGCCGCGCGAGCTGGATGTGCTGGCGCTGCTGGCCGAAGGCGCATCCAACAAGATGATCGCGCAGCGACTCGGGATTTCGGTCCACACCGCCAAGTTTCACGTCGGCTCCCTGCTCGACAAGCTCGACGCCACCGGCCGCACCGACGCCGTCGCCCACGCCGCGCGGCGCGGGGTGATCAATTTGTGA
- a CDS encoding ABC transporter permease, with translation MSQYILRRLLIAIPSLLGISLVLFVVLALAPGDPFSELATNPNVPPEVQAALRAKFGLDDPIYLRYLHWLAAMAQGDWGFSFVSRMNVDTLILQRLPATLYIIGSAQLLALLIAIPVGVYAATRPYSLFDQIANTFAFIGFSLPTFFTGILFILVFSVKLDWLPFVYTDVPGSGIKWALEMIRQAIMPVMVLGLFQAASMTRFVRSAMLDVIRLDYVTTARAKGLGQAKVIVKHVMRNAMIPVVTLIALQMPAVFGGAIVTEQIFRIPGIGSLLISSILANDTPVIMAVTFVFACLVVLFNLIADVLYGWLDPRISFR, from the coding sequence ATGAGTCAGTATATCCTTCGTCGCCTGCTGATCGCGATTCCGAGCCTGCTCGGAATCTCGCTGGTGCTGTTCGTCGTGCTCGCACTCGCGCCCGGCGACCCGTTCTCCGAGCTCGCGACCAATCCAAATGTGCCGCCCGAAGTGCAGGCCGCGCTTCGGGCCAAGTTCGGCCTCGATGACCCGATCTATCTCCGCTACCTGCATTGGCTGGCGGCGATGGCGCAGGGCGACTGGGGCTTTTCCTTCGTCAGCCGGATGAATGTCGACACGCTGATCCTGCAGCGGCTGCCGGCGACACTCTATATCATCGGCTCCGCCCAGCTGCTCGCGCTCCTGATTGCGATCCCGGTCGGCGTCTATGCGGCGACCCGGCCCTATTCGCTGTTCGACCAGATCGCCAACACCTTCGCCTTCATCGGCTTCTCGCTGCCGACCTTCTTCACCGGCATCCTGTTCATCCTGGTGTTTTCGGTGAAGCTGGACTGGCTGCCCTTCGTCTACACCGACGTGCCGGGCAGCGGGATCAAATGGGCGCTGGAGATGATCCGGCAGGCCATCATGCCGGTGATGGTGCTCGGCCTGTTCCAGGCGGCGTCGATGACCCGCTTCGTGCGCTCGGCGATGCTCGACGTCATCCGGCTCGACTATGTCACCACCGCCCGCGCCAAGGGCCTCGGGCAGGCCAAGGTGATCGTCAAGCACGTGATGCGCAACGCGATGATCCCGGTCGTCACGCTGATTGCACTACAAATGCCTGCCGTGTTCGGCGGTGCCATCGTCACCGAGCAGATCTTCCGGATTCCCGGCATCGGCTCGCTGCTGATTTCCTCCATCCTCGCCAACGACACGCCGGTCATCATGGCCGTCACCTTCGTGTTCGCGTGCCTCGTTGTGCTGTTCAACCTGATCGCAGATGTGCTCTATGGCTGGCTTGACCCTCGCATCTCCTTCCGCTGA
- a CDS encoding mandelate racemase/muconate lactonizing enzyme family protein encodes MAILKDFTVGFYKIPLPVVLSDSTHGEIKAFELVTIRARDADGAEGTGYTYTVGRNGGAIADILRREIPEIAREMEADDTEQLWHKVWWALHYGGRGGPAVLALSALDIALWDLKARRASLPLWRLLGGFDRRVPCYAGGIDLDLPLDRLLKQTDDNLAKGFRAIKMKVGRPHLASDVARVKAMRGHLGDEFPLMADANMKWTVEEAIRAARALQPFDLTWLEEPTIPDDVAGHARILQAGGVPIAAGENLRSLWEFKPYIAGGALSYAEPDVTNCGGVTSFMKIARLAEAFNIPVTSHGAHDITVHLLAACPNRSYLEAHGFGLDRYIEHPLVLEQGMAIAPDRPGHGIAFDWKGLERLSAG; translated from the coding sequence GTGGCCATCCTCAAGGACTTCACCGTGGGATTCTACAAGATCCCGCTCCCGGTCGTGCTGAGCGACAGCACGCATGGCGAAATCAAGGCGTTCGAGCTCGTCACGATCCGCGCCCGCGACGCCGATGGCGCGGAAGGCACCGGCTACACCTACACGGTCGGCCGCAATGGCGGCGCCATCGCCGATATCCTCCGCCGCGAAATCCCCGAGATCGCGCGCGAGATGGAGGCCGACGACACCGAACAGCTCTGGCACAAAGTGTGGTGGGCGCTGCATTATGGCGGCCGCGGCGGGCCGGCGGTGCTTGCGCTCTCCGCGCTCGATATCGCCCTGTGGGATCTCAAGGCGCGCCGGGCGTCGCTGCCGCTGTGGCGGCTGCTCGGCGGCTTCGACCGCCGCGTGCCCTGCTATGCTGGCGGCATCGATCTCGATCTGCCGCTGGATAGATTGCTCAAGCAGACCGACGACAACCTCGCCAAGGGTTTTCGCGCCATCAAGATGAAGGTCGGCCGCCCTCACCTCGCATCCGATGTGGCGCGCGTGAAGGCGATGCGCGGCCATCTCGGCGACGAGTTTCCGCTGATGGCCGACGCCAACATGAAATGGACCGTCGAGGAGGCGATCCGCGCCGCGCGCGCCCTGCAACCGTTCGACCTGACCTGGCTCGAGGAGCCGACCATTCCGGATGACGTCGCGGGACACGCCCGCATCCTGCAGGCCGGCGGCGTGCCGATTGCGGCCGGAGAAAACCTGCGCAGCCTGTGGGAGTTCAAGCCCTACATCGCCGGCGGCGCGCTGTCTTATGCCGAGCCGGACGTCACCAATTGCGGCGGCGTGACTAGCTTCATGAAGATCGCGCGTCTCGCCGAGGCCTTCAACATCCCAGTGACCAGCCACGGCGCGCATGACATCACCGTGCATCTGCTGGCGGCCTGCCCGAACCGCTCGTATCTCGAAGCGCACGGCTTCGGCCTCGATCGCTACATCGAGCACCCGCTGGTTCTCGAGCAGGGCATGGCGATCGCGCCGGATCGGCCGGGGCACGGCATCGCCTTCGACTGGAAGGGACTGGAGCGGCTCAGCGCGGGATGA
- a CDS encoding ABC transporter permease: MAGLTLASPSAERRGYSPWRETWRRYRRHKPAVVSAVLLSVLILAVVIGPFIWRVAINDVDVVAGLQGPSLAHPFGTDDLGQDLLARMIYGGRISLAVGLAAMLVSVFVGTLIGALAGMSRGALGYGLMWLTDLFLSLPQLPLLLLLIYLFRDGLRAVFGPEGGIFILIVLVIGGLRWMPVARLVRAQFLSLREKEFVEAARALGASPVRQVVRHILPNALGPVIIAGTIDVAAAIIAESTLSFLGLGFPPDTPTWGRILYDAKDFLDIGPHWALFPGGAIFIAVVAINFIGDGLRDALDARKVI; this comes from the coding sequence ATGGCTGGCTTGACCCTCGCATCTCCTTCCGCTGAGCGGCGCGGCTATTCGCCCTGGCGCGAGACCTGGCGCCGCTATCGCCGGCACAAGCCGGCCGTGGTCAGCGCCGTGCTGCTGTCGGTGCTGATCCTGGCCGTCGTGATCGGGCCATTCATCTGGCGCGTCGCCATCAACGACGTCGACGTCGTGGCAGGCCTGCAGGGCCCCTCGCTGGCGCATCCGTTCGGCACCGACGATCTCGGCCAGGACCTGCTCGCCCGCATGATCTATGGCGGACGCATCTCGCTCGCAGTCGGCCTTGCCGCAATGCTGGTCTCGGTGTTCGTCGGCACGCTGATCGGCGCGCTCGCCGGCATGTCGCGCGGCGCGCTCGGCTACGGGCTGATGTGGCTCACCGACCTGTTCCTGTCGCTGCCGCAACTGCCGCTGCTGCTGCTGCTGATCTATCTGTTCCGCGACGGCCTGAGGGCGGTGTTCGGCCCGGAGGGCGGCATCTTCATCCTGATCGTGCTGGTGATCGGCGGCCTGCGCTGGATGCCGGTCGCGCGCCTGGTGCGCGCCCAGTTCCTGTCGCTGCGCGAGAAGGAATTCGTCGAGGCGGCGCGCGCGCTCGGCGCGAGCCCGGTGCGGCAGGTGGTGCGCCACATCCTGCCCAATGCGCTCGGACCCGTGATCATCGCCGGCACGATCGACGTCGCCGCCGCCATCATCGCGGAATCGACGCTGTCATTCCTCGGCCTCGGCTTCCCGCCTGACACCCCGACCTGGGGCCGCATTCTCTATGACGCCAAGGACTTTCTCGACATCGGCCCGCATTGGGCACTGTTTCCGGGCGGCGCGATCTTCATCGCGGTGGTCGCCATCAACTTCATCGGCGACGGGCTGCGCGACGCGCTCGACGCGCGCAAGGTGATCTGA
- a CDS encoding M20 family metallopeptidase produces MDNRSDVWRGVDTIKPRFIELSDRVWAMPEVCYTEARSSAEHLAELRHQGFRITENLADIPTAVMGEWGEGGPVIAFLGEYDALPGLSQEAGVAEPHPVESGGHGHGCGHNLLGSSALLAATAVKDWLAANKVPGRVRYYGCPAEEGGAAKAFMVRCGAFEDADIAITWHPHSFWEVAVTPSLANTRADFSFTGRTSHAAASPHLGRSALDAVELMNVGVNYMREHMPSDARVHYALLDTGGIAPNVVQAHARVRYSIRARDLPGMNELVERVHKIAQGAALMTETKVEMKIISAVSNILPNTPLEQTLHRIMEDLGPPHFDDADKDFAGKIRATLTEKDIASVYYAIGMEPTDRPLADFLVPIDAKRNPLIGSTDVGDVSWVVPTVQVHAPTVAIGTPFHTWQVVAQGKTPAAHKAMVQAAKAMAGLGVKALLEPELIEAAKADLKKRTTRTPYISPLPANVAPPLDMSVA; encoded by the coding sequence ATGGACAACCGTAGTGATGTTTGGCGCGGGGTCGACACGATCAAGCCGCGATTCATCGAATTGAGCGACCGGGTCTGGGCGATGCCCGAGGTCTGCTACACCGAGGCACGCTCATCCGCCGAACATCTGGCCGAACTGCGCCATCAGGGCTTTCGCATCACCGAGAACCTCGCCGACATTCCGACCGCGGTGATGGGCGAATGGGGTGAAGGCGGACCCGTGATCGCCTTCCTCGGCGAATATGACGCCCTGCCCGGCCTCAGCCAGGAGGCCGGCGTCGCCGAACCCCACCCGGTCGAGAGCGGTGGCCACGGCCATGGCTGCGGCCACAATCTGCTGGGTTCGTCGGCGCTGCTCGCCGCGACCGCGGTGAAGGACTGGCTGGCCGCCAACAAGGTGCCGGGCCGGGTGCGCTATTACGGCTGTCCGGCCGAGGAAGGCGGCGCGGCAAAGGCCTTCATGGTGCGCTGTGGCGCGTTCGAGGATGCCGACATCGCCATCACCTGGCATCCGCACAGTTTCTGGGAGGTGGCGGTGACGCCGTCGCTCGCCAACACAAGGGCCGATTTCAGCTTCACCGGGCGGACCTCGCATGCGGCGGCCTCGCCGCATCTCGGCCGCAGTGCGCTCGACGCGGTTGAATTGATGAATGTCGGCGTCAACTACATGCGCGAGCACATGCCGAGCGATGCGCGCGTGCATTACGCGCTGCTCGACACCGGCGGCATCGCGCCGAATGTGGTGCAGGCCCATGCCCGCGTGCGCTATTCGATCCGCGCCCGCGACCTGCCCGGCATGAACGAGCTGGTCGAACGCGTGCACAAGATCGCGCAGGGCGCTGCGCTGATGACCGAGACCAAGGTGGAGATGAAGATCATCTCCGCGGTCTCCAACATCCTGCCCAACACGCCGCTGGAGCAGACGCTGCACCGGATCATGGAGGATCTCGGTCCGCCGCATTTCGACGATGCCGACAAGGATTTCGCCGGCAAGATCCGCGCGACCCTGACCGAGAAGGATATCGCCTCGGTGTATTACGCGATCGGCATGGAGCCGACCGACCGGCCGCTCGCCGATTTCCTGGTGCCGATCGACGCCAAGCGCAATCCGCTGATCGGCTCGACCGATGTCGGTGACGTCAGCTGGGTGGTGCCGACCGTGCAGGTTCACGCACCGACGGTTGCAATCGGCACGCCGTTCCACACCTGGCAGGTTGTGGCGCAGGGCAAGACGCCGGCCGCGCACAAGGCGATGGTGCAGGCCGCCAAGGCGATGGCCGGCCTCGGCGTCAAGGCGCTGCTGGAGCCGGAGCTGATCGAAGCCGCCAAAGCCGATCTCAAGAAGCGGACCACCCGCACTCCTTATATCAGTCCGCTGCCGGCGAATGTTGCACCGCCGTTGGACATGTCGGTCGCCTGA
- a CDS encoding S1C family serine protease codes for MTEPTAEPTTLASLSSALSETIARATPAVVSVHSHRARASGFVWKAGLVVTADEALADEGEVEIQFADGSRRPATVVGRDHTTDVALLRVGGDVAPIKLSTEIPALGSLAVILAADRGAPTARLGMVSLSGAPWRSLRGGEIDARIELDVRLRHSQQGGLALNAAGEPFGMAVLGPRRVLTIPAATIERVATQLEKSGRIARGYLGVGLQPVRLDDGLGAMVMNVDKAGPSAAAGIRQGDVIVAVNGEKLSGVRALSRGLGPQSVGTVVELTVHRGGEPLNVKVTVGERPET; via the coding sequence ATGACCGAACCGACCGCCGAACCGACCACCCTCGCCTCGCTGTCGTCAGCCCTTTCGGAGACCATTGCGCGCGCTACGCCCGCGGTCGTCTCCGTGCATTCGCATCGCGCGCGCGCATCCGGCTTTGTCTGGAAGGCGGGGCTTGTCGTCACCGCCGACGAAGCCCTCGCCGACGAGGGCGAGGTCGAAATCCAATTCGCCGACGGCAGCCGCAGGCCAGCAACCGTCGTCGGGCGCGACCACACCACCGACGTCGCGCTGCTGCGCGTCGGCGGCGACGTCGCGCCGATCAAGCTTTCCACAGAGATCCCCGCGCTGGGATCGCTCGCGGTGATCCTTGCCGCCGACCGCGGCGCGCCGACCGCGCGGCTCGGCATGGTCTCGTTGTCCGGCGCGCCGTGGCGCAGCCTGCGCGGCGGCGAGATCGACGCGCGGATCGAACTGGACGTCCGGCTGCGGCACAGCCAGCAGGGCGGACTTGCGCTGAATGCCGCGGGCGAGCCATTCGGCATGGCCGTGCTCGGACCGCGCCGCGTGCTGACGATCCCGGCCGCAACCATCGAGCGGGTCGCGACGCAGCTGGAGAAAAGCGGCCGCATCGCGCGCGGATATCTCGGCGTCGGGTTGCAGCCGGTCCGTCTCGACGACGGCCTCGGCGCGATGGTGATGAATGTCGACAAGGCCGGGCCCTCGGCCGCTGCCGGCATCCGCCAGGGCGACGTGATCGTTGCCGTAAACGGTGAGAAACTGTCGGGCGTGCGGGCACTGTCGCGCGGCCTCGGGCCGCAAAGCGTCGGCACCGTGGTTGAGCTCACCGTGCATCGCGGCGGCGAGCCGCTGAACGTCAAGGTCACGGTTGGCGAGAGGCCCGAGACGTGA
- a CDS encoding ABC transporter ATP-binding protein — MMALLEIKGLKTHFTTDDGILQAVDGVDISINRGETLCVVGESGCGKTVTAMSILKLIAMPPGKIVAGEIIFEGRDLVPLTSHELDDIRAKEIGFIFQEPMTSLNPVLTIGEQISESLRRREAVTRKQALERTIEMLKLVQIPNAEGRVHHYPHQFSGGMRQRVMIAMALACRPKLVIADEPTTALDVTIQAQILDLLQDMKERLGMAVMLITHAMGVVAETAQRVVVMYAGKVVEEAGVDELFADPRHPYTQGLIRSIPRIDLDAEHKTRLEAIGGSVPILINPPPGCRFAPRCKHAMSICAEQEPRLREIAPGHRMACHLGDAS; from the coding sequence CTGATGGCGCTGCTCGAGATCAAGGGCCTGAAAACCCATTTCACTACCGACGACGGCATCCTGCAGGCGGTCGACGGCGTCGACATCAGCATCAATCGCGGCGAGACGCTGTGCGTGGTCGGCGAATCCGGCTGCGGCAAGACCGTCACCGCGATGTCGATCCTCAAGCTGATCGCGATGCCGCCGGGCAAGATCGTCGCAGGCGAGATCATCTTCGAGGGCCGCGACCTGGTGCCGCTGACCAGCCACGAGCTCGACGACATCAGGGCCAAGGAGATCGGCTTCATCTTCCAGGAGCCGATGACCTCGCTCAACCCGGTGCTGACCATCGGCGAGCAGATCTCCGAGAGCCTGCGCCGCCGCGAGGCGGTGACCAGGAAGCAGGCGCTGGAACGTACCATCGAGATGCTGAAGCTGGTGCAGATTCCCAACGCCGAAGGCCGCGTGCATCACTATCCGCACCAGTTCTCCGGCGGCATGCGCCAGCGCGTGATGATCGCGATGGCACTGGCCTGCCGGCCCAAGCTCGTGATCGCGGATGAGCCGACCACCGCGCTCGACGTCACCATCCAGGCGCAGATCCTCGACCTGCTGCAGGACATGAAGGAACGCCTCGGCATGGCGGTGATGCTGATCACCCACGCAATGGGCGTGGTGGCGGAGACCGCGCAGCGTGTCGTCGTGATGTATGCCGGCAAGGTGGTGGAGGAAGCAGGGGTCGACGAATTGTTCGCCGATCCGCGCCATCCCTACACCCAGGGCCTGATCCGCTCGATCCCGCGCATCGATCTCGACGCCGAGCACAAGACCCGGCTGGAGGCGATCGGCGGCTCGGTGCCGATCCTGATCAATCCGCCGCCCGGGTGCCGTTTTGCGCCCCGCTGCAAACACGCCATGAGCATCTGCGCCGAACAGGAGCCGCGGCTGCGCGAGATCGCGCCCGGCCATCGCATGGCCTGCCACCTCGGAGACGCGTCATGA
- a CDS encoding peptide ABC transporter substrate-binding protein: MFDKNLRGMIDDVRDGRMDRRAFVKRMIAVGLTAPMANQILSLGGVAMAQSPSPYKPTKRGGGGPLKLLWWQGPTLLNPHFATGTKDQDGSRVFYEPLASWDTEGKLNPILAAEIPSIQNGGLAADAKSVVWKLKPGVKWHDGKPFTADDAVFNFEYCSDPATAAVSVGSYGDVSAVEKIDDLTIRVVFKKPTPFWANAFVGAYGCLIPKHLFAEYKGSKSREAPNNLKPVGTGPYKFVEFKPGDQIRGEINPDYHMPNRPYFDTFELKGGGDAVSAARAIIQTGEYDYAWNMQVEDEVLLRLEKGGKGKTVYAPGGDIEFIAINFTDPNTEVDGERSSMKTKHPILSDPRARQALALLVDRDSVKKAIYGRAGRTTASYLNGPEEFVSKNTRWEFSIEKAAALLDEAGWKVGSDGIREKDGKKLKLLYQTSINGPRQKTQAIVKQACQKAGIDVELKSVVASVFFSSDVANPDTYAKFYSDIEMFQIPMTQPDPALHMRRYHSRNIATKENKWQGGNFPRWANKDFDAAVDAAENEIDPLKRADLYIKCNDLMWQDNVVIPVMHRIKVGAASNTLRPVISGWANDLDNLQDWYRDA; encoded by the coding sequence ATGTTCGACAAGAATCTGCGTGGCATGATCGACGACGTGAGGGACGGGCGGATGGATCGCCGCGCCTTCGTCAAGCGAATGATTGCCGTCGGCCTCACCGCTCCGATGGCGAACCAGATCCTCAGCCTCGGCGGCGTTGCGATGGCGCAGAGCCCCAGCCCCTACAAGCCGACCAAGCGCGGCGGCGGCGGTCCACTGAAACTGCTGTGGTGGCAGGGCCCGACCCTGCTGAACCCGCACTTCGCCACCGGCACCAAGGACCAGGACGGCTCGCGCGTCTTCTACGAGCCGTTGGCGAGCTGGGATACCGAAGGCAAGCTCAACCCGATCCTTGCCGCGGAGATCCCGTCGATCCAGAACGGCGGGCTCGCCGCCGACGCCAAGTCGGTGGTCTGGAAACTCAAGCCCGGCGTCAAATGGCACGACGGCAAGCCCTTCACGGCGGATGACGCCGTGTTCAACTTTGAATATTGCAGCGATCCGGCAACGGCGGCCGTGAGCGTCGGCTCCTATGGCGATGTCAGCGCGGTCGAAAAGATCGACGACCTCACCATTCGCGTCGTGTTCAAGAAGCCGACCCCGTTCTGGGCGAACGCGTTTGTCGGCGCCTATGGCTGCCTCATCCCGAAGCATCTGTTTGCGGAGTACAAGGGCAGCAAATCCCGCGAGGCGCCGAACAATCTGAAACCGGTCGGCACCGGCCCCTATAAATTCGTCGAGTTCAAGCCGGGCGACCAGATCCGCGGCGAGATCAACCCCGACTACCATATGCCGAACCGGCCCTATTTCGACACGTTCGAACTGAAGGGCGGCGGCGATGCGGTCTCGGCGGCACGCGCCATCATCCAGACCGGCGAGTATGACTACGCCTGGAACATGCAGGTCGAAGACGAGGTGCTGCTGCGTCTCGAGAAGGGCGGCAAGGGCAAGACTGTCTACGCCCCCGGCGGCGACATCGAGTTCATCGCCATCAACTTCACCGACCCGAACACCGAGGTCGACGGCGAACGGTCGTCGATGAAGACCAAGCATCCGATCCTGTCCGATCCCCGCGCGCGCCAGGCGCTGGCGCTGCTGGTCGACCGCGACTCCGTCAAGAAGGCGATCTACGGCCGCGCCGGCCGCACCACGGCCAGTTACCTCAATGGCCCCGAGGAGTTCGTCTCCAAAAACACCAGATGGGAATTCTCGATCGAGAAGGCAGCCGCGCTGCTCGACGAAGCCGGCTGGAAGGTCGGCTCGGACGGCATCCGCGAAAAGGACGGCAAGAAGCTAAAGCTGCTGTACCAGACCTCGATCAACGGACCACGCCAGAAGACCCAGGCGATCGTCAAGCAGGCCTGCCAGAAGGCCGGCATCGACGTCGAGCTGAAATCGGTGGTGGCCTCGGTGTTCTTCTCCTCCGACGTCGCCAATCCCGACACTTACGCAAAATTCTACTCCGACATCGAGATGTTCCAGATCCCGATGACCCAGCCCGATCCGGCGCTGCACATGCGCCGCTATCATTCGCGCAACATCGCCACCAAGGAGAACAAGTGGCAGGGCGGCAACTTCCCGCGCTGGGCCAACAAGGACTTCGATGCCGCGGTCGATGCCGCCGAGAACGAGATCGATCCGCTCAAGCGCGCCGATCTCTACATCAAGTGCAATGACCTGATGTGGCAGGACAACGTGGTGATTCCGGTCATGCACCGCATCAAGGTCGGCGCCGCGTCGAATACGCTGCGCCCCGTCATCAGCGGCTGGGCCAACGACCTGGATAATTTGCAGGATTGGTACAGGGACGCCTGA